A DNA window from Halorubrum sp. DM2 contains the following coding sequences:
- a CDS encoding sugar phosphate isomerase/epimerase — MDIGLTVGDDLDRLAASPARFEFCELGIGEPTLVPGEIDPDRLGDALDGRDLLVHLPYGQRLATYVPEVNDAIVDYQRRLLNAAGDLGAEKAVLHATSADRDDVAFRETAAEQLRRVADAGREAGVEVVVENVGHQHAGLQLSVLGDLARETDSPICFDLGHAYMEEGNKAIQRFLRSHGDRISHLHCHDVRRRGDTHLPVGAGEVDYELVASELSGFDGTVALEVFTDDETLLIDSAERVADRLGASF, encoded by the coding sequence ATGGATATCGGTCTCACCGTCGGCGACGACCTCGACCGACTCGCGGCGTCGCCGGCGCGGTTCGAGTTCTGCGAGCTCGGGATCGGCGAGCCGACGCTCGTGCCCGGCGAGATTGACCCCGACCGACTGGGCGACGCGCTCGACGGCCGCGACCTGCTCGTCCACCTCCCGTACGGCCAGCGGCTGGCGACGTACGTCCCCGAGGTCAACGACGCCATCGTCGACTACCAGCGTCGACTCCTGAACGCGGCCGGCGACCTCGGCGCGGAGAAGGCGGTCCTCCACGCCACCTCCGCCGACCGCGACGACGTAGCGTTTCGGGAGACGGCCGCCGAGCAGCTCCGTCGGGTCGCCGACGCCGGCCGCGAGGCGGGCGTCGAGGTCGTCGTCGAGAACGTCGGCCACCAGCACGCGGGGCTCCAGCTCTCCGTCCTCGGCGACCTCGCTCGGGAGACGGACTCCCCGATCTGTTTCGACCTCGGCCACGCGTACATGGAGGAGGGAAACAAGGCGATACAGCGGTTCCTCCGGAGCCACGGCGACCGGATCTCCCACCTCCATTGCCATGACGTGCGCCGCCGCGGCGACACGCACCTCCCCGTGGGGGCCGGCGAGGTCGACTACGAACTCGTCGCGTCCGAGCTCTCCGGCTTCGACGGGACGGTCGCGCTGGAGGTGTTCACCGACGACGAGACGCTGCTCATCGATTCGGCCGAGCGCGTCGCCGATCGGCTCGGTGCGTCCTTCTGA
- a CDS encoding GNAT family N-acetyltransferase, producing MEYRPFPDERGDEFAAFMRYAFSPETGPYDPEEADDHDTIADRRGLFDGDEPVAVCAHHYFSLRIRGDDREVAGLSAVASPPERRRRGNVGRMLRESLAEYRERGVSVSTLWPFEYPFYAGFGWATASRYRRLTAPPAELGFVDDLVATAGDEAGAFRRLDEDDYAAVKPVLASMADRYDLTMDWTEEWWRERTLQGWKTDPFVYGWERDGDLRAVCAYSFHDEPDVDDPALRVTDVAVADDEAWFQLLRFFRNHDSQVDEVRVRAPPDSPLLDLVDDPRAIDCELRTGPMVRLVDVAAALGVLSPDPAVEGAFSLSVNDPLADWNDRTYRVAAADGTVTVGPVDDETADAECGSDTDAERGIADAAVDIGALSQLYVGYRSVDEVIRGGGLSVDEAAGGDGVADDLRALFPPRTTHLREGF from the coding sequence ATGGAGTACCGACCGTTCCCCGACGAGCGCGGCGACGAGTTCGCCGCGTTCATGCGGTACGCGTTCTCGCCCGAGACGGGACCGTACGACCCGGAGGAGGCCGACGACCACGACACCATCGCCGACAGGCGGGGCCTGTTCGACGGCGACGAACCGGTCGCGGTCTGCGCGCACCACTACTTCTCGCTGCGGATCCGCGGCGACGACCGCGAGGTCGCCGGCCTCTCCGCGGTCGCGTCCCCGCCGGAGCGCCGCCGGCGGGGGAACGTCGGCCGGATGCTCCGGGAGTCGCTGGCGGAATACCGCGAGCGCGGCGTGTCCGTCTCGACGCTGTGGCCCTTCGAGTACCCGTTCTACGCCGGCTTCGGCTGGGCGACCGCGAGCCGCTACCGCCGCCTGACCGCGCCGCCGGCCGAGTTGGGGTTCGTCGACGACTTGGTCGCGACCGCGGGCGACGAGGCGGGGGCCTTCCGCCGACTCGACGAGGACGACTACGCGGCCGTGAAGCCCGTCCTCGCGTCGATGGCGGACCGCTACGACCTGACGATGGACTGGACCGAGGAGTGGTGGCGCGAGCGGACCCTTCAGGGGTGGAAGACCGACCCGTTCGTCTACGGGTGGGAGCGGGACGGCGACCTCCGGGCCGTCTGCGCGTACAGCTTCCACGACGAGCCGGACGTGGACGACCCGGCGCTGCGCGTCACCGACGTCGCCGTCGCGGACGACGAGGCGTGGTTCCAACTGCTGCGCTTCTTCCGGAATCACGACTCGCAGGTCGACGAGGTCCGGGTGCGCGCGCCGCCGGACTCCCCCCTGCTCGATCTCGTCGACGACCCCCGGGCCATCGACTGCGAACTCCGTACCGGACCGATGGTCCGGCTCGTCGACGTCGCCGCCGCGCTCGGTGTACTCTCCCCCGATCCGGCGGTCGAGGGCGCGTTCTCGCTCTCGGTGAACGACCCCCTCGCCGACTGGAACGACCGGACCTACCGGGTCGCCGCCGCGGACGGGACGGTGACGGTCGGGCCGGTGGACGACGAGACCGCCGACGCGGAGTGTGGGAGCGACACTGACGCGGAGCGCGGGATCGCGGACGCCGCGGTCGACATCGGTGCGCTCTCGCAGCTGTACGTCGGGTATCGGTCGGTCGACGAGGTGATCCGGGGCGGTGGGCTCTCGGTCGACGAGGCGGCTGGAGGCGACGGGGTCGCGGACGACCTCCGCGCGCTGTTCCCGCCGCGGACGACCCACCTGCGCGAGGGGTTCTGA
- a CDS encoding NADH:flavin oxidoreductase/NADH oxidase — translation MTDTLFTPLTLRDAEFRNRVMLSPMCQYSADDGLANDWHRVHLGSRAAGGAGVVMTEATAVAPEGRITPNCLGIWSDEHAEAIEPIVEFVRSQGATPGIQLAHAGRKASHRPPAEGSDPIPADEPDGWETVSATDEPYPHPSVDAGDLTDTRRLDAEGIDEVIESFAAAAERAREIGFEVAEVHAAHGYLLHQFLSPVTNDRDDEYGGSFENRTRLLREVVAAVREVWPDGDPVFVRISATDWLPDRDSWDVDDSVRLAPALAEAGADLIDVSGGGISPDQQIPSAGPGYQVPYAEAIREGTDVPVAAVGGITEPTHADALIRNGRADLVALGREMLRHPHWPLEAAHELGEEADWPVQYRRGRFD, via the coding sequence GTGACCGACACCCTGTTCACGCCGCTCACGCTGCGCGACGCGGAGTTCCGGAATCGCGTCATGCTGTCGCCGATGTGCCAGTACTCCGCCGACGACGGGCTGGCGAACGACTGGCACCGGGTCCACCTCGGCTCCCGGGCCGCCGGCGGTGCCGGGGTCGTGATGACCGAGGCGACGGCCGTCGCGCCCGAGGGACGGATCACGCCGAACTGCCTCGGGATCTGGTCCGACGAGCACGCCGAGGCGATCGAACCGATCGTCGAGTTCGTGCGGTCGCAGGGCGCGACCCCGGGGATCCAGCTGGCCCACGCCGGACGGAAGGCCTCGCACCGCCCGCCGGCCGAGGGGAGCGACCCCATCCCCGCCGACGAGCCGGACGGCTGGGAGACCGTCTCCGCGACCGACGAGCCGTACCCGCATCCGAGCGTCGACGCGGGCGACCTGACCGACACCCGGCGGCTGGACGCCGAGGGGATCGACGAGGTGATCGAGTCGTTCGCGGCCGCCGCGGAGCGCGCGCGTGAGATCGGCTTCGAGGTGGCGGAGGTCCACGCCGCCCACGGCTACCTGCTTCACCAGTTCCTCTCGCCGGTCACCAACGACCGGGACGACGAGTACGGCGGGAGCTTCGAGAACCGCACTCGACTCCTGCGCGAGGTCGTCGCGGCCGTCCGCGAGGTCTGGCCCGACGGCGATCCCGTCTTCGTCCGCATCTCCGCGACGGACTGGCTCCCCGACCGCGACTCGTGGGACGTGGACGACTCGGTCCGGCTGGCCCCCGCGCTCGCCGAGGCCGGAGCCGACCTGATCGACGTCTCCGGCGGCGGGATCTCCCCCGACCAGCAGATCCCCAGCGCGGGACCGGGGTATCAGGTCCCCTACGCCGAGGCGATCCGCGAGGGCACCGACGTGCCAGTCGCCGCGGTCGGCGGGATCACGGAGCCGACCCACGCCGACGCCCTGATCAGGAACGGGCGGGCCGATCTGGTCGCGCTCGGCCGCGAAATGCTCCGGCACCCCCACTGGCCGCTTGAGGCCGCCCACGAACTCGGCGAAGAGGCCGACTGGCCGGTCCAGTACCGCCGCGGGCGGTTCGACTGA
- a CDS encoding response regulator, protein MTDHSPSDTRADPHAAADRTESPTDGSEIADREPTTVLHVEPNVRSAELLEAFARRHTGRIRVRSVDCAADALDAVDAGVEVDGERVAVDCVVTEQRLPDGTGVELAERLRETDPRLPVVFYTTCPSEEGEAAAFGAGADAYFEKGSDRGRYDAILDRIRALVDERRNREKGAHEGGAEAEVASTTRASGSSEDAVRSEE, encoded by the coding sequence ATGACTGACCACTCACCGTCCGACACACGCGCAGACCCGCACGCAGCCGCCGACCGAACCGAATCGCCCACCGATGGGTCCGAAATCGCCGACCGAGAGCCGACCACCGTCCTCCACGTCGAGCCGAACGTCCGCTCCGCGGAGCTACTGGAGGCGTTCGCACGGCGGCACACCGGTCGGATTCGGGTCCGCTCCGTGGACTGCGCCGCGGACGCGCTCGACGCCGTCGACGCGGGCGTCGAGGTCGACGGCGAGCGGGTCGCGGTCGACTGCGTCGTGACGGAACAGCGCCTCCCGGACGGAACCGGGGTAGAGCTGGCCGAACGGCTGCGCGAGACGGATCCTAGGCTTCCGGTCGTGTTCTACACCACGTGTCCGAGTGAGGAGGGGGAAGCGGCGGCGTTCGGTGCCGGCGCGGACGCGTACTTCGAGAAGGGCTCCGACCGAGGCCGGTACGACGCGATCCTCGACCGGATCCGCGCGCTCGTCGACGAGCGACGCAACCGGGAGAAAGGCGCGCACGAGGGGGGCGCGGAGGCGGAAGTCGCGTCGACGACGCGAGCTTCCGGGTCATCGGAAGACGCCGTGCGCTCCGAAGAGTGA
- a CDS encoding cysteine desulfurase — translation MGVQGQYPFDVEALRADFPILDRKVGGDPETAGEGEGDDTPLVYLDNAATSHTPDPVVDTISDYYRSYNANVHRGIHQLSQEASVAYEEAHDAVADFIGAAGREEIVFTKNTTEAMNLVAYAWGLEELGPGDNVVLSEMEHHASLVTWQQIGKRTGADVRFIDVTDGGRLDMDHAAELIDDDTEMVSVVHVSNTLGTVNPIGELAELVHDRDALIFADAAQSVPTRPVDVEELGVDFLAFSGHKMCGPTGIGALYGREEILEGMQPYLYGGDMIRRVSFEDSTWEDLPWKFEAGTPSIAQGIGLAAAIEYLEEIGMDRIEAHEDLLAEYAYDELEALGGVEIYGPPGDDRGGLVAFNVDGVHAHDLSSILNDYGVAIRAGDHCTQPLHDEMGVAASARASFYFYNTVEEVDALVDAVREARNLFA, via the coding sequence ATGGGAGTTCAAGGACAGTACCCGTTCGACGTGGAGGCGCTCCGCGCCGACTTCCCGATCCTCGACCGGAAGGTCGGCGGGGACCCCGAGACCGCGGGCGAGGGCGAGGGCGACGACACGCCGCTCGTCTACCTCGACAACGCGGCGACCTCGCACACGCCCGACCCGGTGGTCGACACCATCTCCGACTACTACCGGAGCTACAACGCGAACGTCCACCGCGGGATCCACCAGTTGAGCCAGGAGGCCTCCGTGGCCTACGAGGAGGCCCACGACGCGGTCGCCGACTTCATCGGTGCCGCGGGCCGCGAGGAGATCGTCTTCACCAAGAACACGACGGAGGCGATGAACCTCGTCGCCTACGCGTGGGGACTCGAAGAGCTGGGTCCGGGCGACAACGTCGTCCTCAGCGAGATGGAACACCACGCCTCGCTCGTCACCTGGCAGCAGATCGGCAAGCGGACCGGTGCCGACGTGCGCTTCATCGACGTCACCGACGGGGGGCGACTCGACATGGACCACGCGGCCGAACTCATCGACGACGACACCGAGATGGTCTCCGTCGTCCACGTCTCGAACACGCTCGGCACCGTGAACCCGATCGGCGAGCTGGCCGAGTTGGTGCACGACCGCGACGCGCTGATCTTCGCCGACGCCGCGCAGTCGGTGCCGACGCGACCGGTCGACGTCGAGGAGCTCGGCGTCGATTTCCTCGCGTTCTCCGGCCACAAGATGTGCGGGCCGACCGGTATCGGCGCGCTGTACGGCCGCGAGGAGATCTTAGAGGGGATGCAGCCGTACCTCTACGGCGGCGACATGATCCGGCGCGTCTCCTTCGAGGACTCCACGTGGGAGGACCTCCCGTGGAAGTTCGAGGCCGGCACGCCCTCCATCGCGCAGGGGATCGGTCTCGCGGCCGCGATAGAGTATCTGGAGGAGATCGGGATGGACCGGATCGAGGCCCACGAGGACCTGCTGGCCGAGTACGCCTACGACGAACTGGAGGCGCTCGGCGGCGTCGAGATCTACGGCCCGCCGGGCGACGACCGCGGCGGACTCGTCGCGTTCAACGTCGACGGCGTCCACGCGCACGACCTCTCCAGCATCCTCAACGACTACGGCGTCGCGATCCGCGCCGGCGACCACTGTACGCAGCCGCTCCACGACGAGATGGGCGTCGCCGCCTCGGCGCGCGCCTCCTTCTACTTCTACAACACCGTCGAGGAGGTCGACGCGCTCGTCGACGCGGTCCGCGAGGCCCGCAACCTGTTCGCGTAA
- a CDS encoding cupin domain-containing protein: MDVVPDADVEAVEAVDGVFLTQGAVGEEMSIQRFEIDPGEAVPEHDHPHEQIGTITAGSITFVVDGEERVVEAGDTYVIPGGEPHAAANRGDEPVVGYDIFSPPRANPDWGE; encoded by the coding sequence ATGGACGTCGTACCGGACGCGGACGTGGAGGCGGTCGAGGCGGTCGACGGCGTGTTCCTCACGCAGGGGGCCGTCGGCGAGGAGATGAGCATCCAGCGGTTCGAGATCGACCCGGGCGAGGCGGTACCGGAACACGACCACCCGCACGAGCAGATCGGAACCATAACCGCGGGGTCGATCACGTTCGTGGTCGACGGGGAGGAGCGCGTCGTCGAGGCGGGCGACACGTACGTGATCCCCGGCGGCGAGCCCCACGCCGCGGCGAACCGCGGCGACGAACCGGTCGTCGGCTACGACATCTTCTCGCCGCCGCGGGCGAACCCGGACTGGGGAGAGTAG
- a CDS encoding YcaO-like family protein gives MDIGLVGDGPAVEAVSAALGDVDVNAMPVEPDLLDGFDLAVVVDTAGSSSFAAANELLDRWIAVEVGGLGGVPLADLDAAVTVFDDACYDCLRARVESGGAEPVDAPTGRRSAVRYAGAVAGRRAIRLLAGDPVADTVVEVPGGERTLLPVPGCGCGVDPDDALPRDHVERGLDETIDRAERAVDPRIGPLSEVGEQESFPVPYYVARVADTTPFSDGDAVDFGGGAAADWDAAFMKALGEGLERYAAGIYREASFTRAPAANVPNPVTPDAFVRPDGAEAYDRDDRLAWVRGERLGTGEPASLPAEFVHFPPPERRYRPPITTGLGLGSSGPDAALSGLYEAIERDATMISWYSETEPLGLDVDDPGFAELEKRARAESLSATPLLVTTDMDVPVVAVAVEREGEWPRFAAGSGADLDPAAAARSALAEALQNWTELRSMGREAADEQGAAIGHHADRPAETAAFFDPDATVSAAEVGEPEPSGTEELAAVVDRVERVGLDPYVARVTTRDLAALGFEAVRVLVPGAQPLFTGEPFFGDRAREVPRSMGFEPALDREYHPFP, from the coding sequence ATGGACATCGGACTTGTCGGCGACGGTCCCGCAGTCGAGGCCGTAAGCGCCGCGCTCGGGGACGTCGACGTGAACGCGATGCCGGTCGAGCCGGACCTGCTCGATGGGTTCGACTTGGCGGTCGTCGTCGACACCGCCGGGTCGTCGTCGTTCGCGGCCGCGAACGAACTGCTCGACCGCTGGATCGCCGTCGAGGTCGGCGGGCTGGGGGGCGTCCCCCTCGCCGACCTCGACGCCGCGGTGACCGTCTTCGACGACGCCTGCTACGACTGCCTACGCGCCCGCGTCGAGAGCGGCGGGGCGGAGCCGGTCGACGCGCCGACGGGCCGCCGGTCCGCGGTGCGCTACGCCGGCGCGGTGGCGGGGCGACGGGCGATCCGACTGCTCGCCGGCGACCCGGTGGCGGACACCGTCGTCGAGGTGCCCGGCGGCGAGCGGACGCTGCTGCCCGTTCCGGGCTGCGGCTGCGGCGTCGACCCAGACGACGCGCTCCCGAGAGACCACGTCGAGCGCGGCCTCGACGAGACGATCGACCGCGCGGAGCGCGCGGTCGACCCCCGTATCGGCCCCCTGAGCGAGGTCGGCGAGCAGGAGTCGTTCCCCGTGCCGTACTACGTCGCGCGGGTCGCGGACACGACGCCCTTCTCGGACGGCGACGCGGTCGACTTCGGCGGCGGCGCGGCGGCCGACTGGGACGCCGCGTTCATGAAGGCGCTCGGCGAGGGGTTAGAGCGGTACGCGGCCGGGATCTACCGCGAGGCGTCGTTCACGCGCGCGCCGGCCGCGAACGTCCCGAACCCCGTGACGCCGGACGCGTTCGTCCGCCCCGACGGGGCCGAGGCGTACGACCGGGACGACCGGCTGGCGTGGGTGCGCGGCGAGCGTCTCGGAACCGGCGAGCCGGCGAGCCTCCCGGCGGAGTTCGTCCACTTCCCGCCGCCGGAGCGCCGGTATCGGCCGCCGATCACGACCGGGCTCGGGCTGGGCAGCTCCGGGCCGGACGCCGCGCTCTCGGGGCTGTACGAGGCGATCGAGCGCGACGCGACGATGATCAGCTGGTACTCCGAAACGGAGCCGCTCGGACTCGACGTCGACGATCCGGGGTTCGCCGAGCTGGAGAAGCGGGCGCGCGCGGAGTCGCTGTCGGCGACGCCGCTGCTCGTCACGACCGACATGGACGTGCCCGTCGTCGCGGTCGCGGTCGAGCGCGAGGGCGAGTGGCCGCGGTTCGCCGCGGGGTCGGGTGCCGACCTCGACCCGGCCGCGGCGGCGCGGAGCGCGCTCGCCGAGGCGCTCCAGAACTGGACGGAACTGCGCTCGATGGGACGAGAGGCGGCCGACGAGCAGGGCGCGGCGATCGGCCACCACGCCGATCGGCCGGCCGAGACGGCGGCGTTCTTCGATCCGGACGCAACCGTCTCGGCCGCGGAGGTGGGAGAGCCGGAGCCGTCGGGGACCGAGGAGCTGGCGGCCGTCGTCGACCGCGTCGAGCGCGTCGGACTCGACCCGTACGTCGCGCGGGTGACGACGCGTGACCTCGCGGCGCTGGGCTTCGAGGCCGTCCGGGTGCTGGTCCCGGGCGCGCAGCCGCTTTTCACCGGCGAGCCGTTCTTCGGCGACCGCGCCCGCGAGGTGCCGCGGTCGATGGGGTTCGAGCCGGCGCTCGACCGGGAGTACCACCCGTTCCCGTGA
- a CDS encoding DUF5821 family protein gives MVSNLLESDVEAALEAAFAGDDDELLVVDPSAETIESLVETAVGRDDLPTLSMLADERTLKDVFDDFVVASRAADLVADGALDLRVLDGEVDNALFVSPSRVVALVTVGEGVAALSTDDGEFVDEVYETHRSAFDDAATYTLRTPAISRVRETLESEIGAEARADFDAVLAATEGDGGVDLDEVTVSLLVAAKNDVLLYDISKWGEDVGIASKATFSRTKTRLEDLGIIDTEKVPIDVGRPRLRLKLGDERLQGVDAEELAVEAADLMAATPA, from the coding sequence ATGGTGTCGAATTTACTGGAGTCCGACGTCGAGGCGGCGCTCGAAGCGGCCTTCGCCGGGGACGACGACGAACTGCTCGTCGTGGACCCGTCGGCGGAGACGATCGAATCGCTGGTCGAGACCGCCGTCGGGCGGGACGACCTCCCGACGCTGTCGATGCTCGCGGACGAACGAACGCTCAAGGACGTGTTCGACGACTTCGTCGTCGCGTCCCGAGCCGCGGACCTCGTCGCCGACGGGGCCTTGGATCTCCGGGTGCTCGACGGCGAGGTCGACAACGCGCTGTTCGTCTCCCCGTCCCGGGTCGTCGCGCTGGTCACCGTCGGGGAGGGCGTCGCCGCGCTCTCGACCGACGACGGCGAGTTCGTCGACGAGGTGTACGAGACCCACCGGAGCGCGTTCGACGACGCGGCGACGTACACGCTCCGCACGCCGGCGATCAGCCGGGTCCGCGAGACGCTGGAGTCCGAGATCGGCGCGGAGGCCCGCGCCGACTTCGACGCCGTGCTCGCCGCGACCGAGGGCGACGGGGGTGTCGACCTCGACGAGGTGACCGTCTCGCTGCTCGTCGCGGCGAAGAACGACGTGCTCCTCTACGACATCTCGAAGTGGGGCGAGGACGTCGGCATCGCCTCGAAGGCGACGTTCTCCCGGACGAAGACCCGGCTCGAAGACCTCGGGATCATCGACACCGAGAAGGTCCCGATCGACGTCGGCCGACCGCGGCTCCGGCTGAAGCTCGGCGACGAGCGCCTTCAGGGCGTCGACGCCGAGGAACTGGCCGTCGAGGCCGCCGATCTGATGGCCGCGACCCCGGCCTGA
- the glyA gene encoding serine hydroxymethyltransferase, whose product MDHEHVREVDPAVADALAGERDRQEQTLAMIASENHVSEAVLEAQGSVLTNKYAEGYPGSRYYAGCEYADEVEELAVERAKELWGADHVNVQPHSGTQANQAVYYSVLEPGDKILSLELNHGGHLSHGHPANFTGQLYDVEQYEVDTETGYIDYEGLREATEEFEPDIVVSGYSAYPRTVEWERIQAAADAVDAYHLADIAHITGLVAAGVHPSPVGVADFVTGSTHKTIRAGRGGIVMCDEEFADDVDAAVFPGGQGGPLMHNIAGKAVGFKEALAPEFEAYAQQVVDNAEVLAETLQGHGLSLVSGGTDNHLILADLRDSHPDLSGGEAEDALAAANVVLNGNTVPGETRSPFDPSGIRAGTAGLTTRGFDEDAIEEVGDLIYRVVDDVDSEDVIYEVGERVVELCEAHPLYE is encoded by the coding sequence ATGGATCACGAGCACGTCCGGGAAGTCGACCCGGCGGTCGCCGACGCGCTGGCGGGCGAACGCGACAGACAGGAGCAGACGCTCGCGATGATCGCGAGCGAGAACCACGTGAGCGAGGCGGTCTTGGAGGCGCAGGGGAGCGTCCTCACCAACAAGTACGCCGAGGGGTATCCGGGGTCGCGCTACTACGCCGGCTGCGAGTACGCCGACGAGGTCGAGGAGCTGGCCGTCGAGCGCGCCAAGGAGCTGTGGGGCGCGGACCACGTCAACGTCCAGCCCCACTCCGGCACGCAGGCGAATCAAGCGGTGTACTACTCGGTCCTCGAACCGGGCGACAAGATCCTCTCGCTGGAGCTGAACCACGGCGGCCACCTCTCGCACGGCCACCCCGCGAACTTCACCGGGCAGCTGTACGACGTCGAGCAGTACGAGGTGGACACCGAGACCGGCTACATCGACTACGAGGGGCTCCGCGAGGCAACCGAGGAGTTCGAGCCGGACATCGTCGTCTCGGGCTACTCTGCGTACCCGCGCACGGTCGAGTGGGAGCGGATCCAGGCCGCCGCCGACGCGGTCGACGCCTACCACCTCGCGGACATCGCCCACATCACCGGCCTCGTCGCCGCCGGGGTCCACCCCTCCCCGGTGGGCGTCGCCGACTTCGTCACCGGCTCGACCCACAAGACGATCCGCGCCGGCCGCGGCGGGATCGTGATGTGCGACGAGGAGTTCGCGGACGACGTCGACGCCGCGGTGTTCCCCGGCGGGCAGGGCGGCCCGCTGATGCATAACATCGCCGGCAAGGCGGTCGGCTTCAAGGAGGCCTTAGCGCCCGAGTTCGAGGCGTACGCACAACAGGTGGTCGACAACGCCGAGGTGCTCGCCGAGACGCTTCAGGGACACGGCCTCTCTCTGGTCTCCGGCGGGACCGACAACCACCTGATCCTGGCCGACCTGCGCGACTCGCATCCCGACCTCTCGGGCGGCGAGGCGGAGGACGCGCTCGCGGCCGCGAACGTCGTCCTCAACGGGAACACGGTGCCCGGCGAGACGCGGTCGCCGTTCGACCCCTCCGGGATCCGCGCCGGCACCGCCGGACTCACCACGCGCGGGTTCGACGAGGACGCCATCGAGGAGGTCGGCGACCTGATCTACCGCGTCGTCGACGACGTCGACAGCGAGGACGTGATCTACGAGGTCGGCGAGCGCGTCGTCGAACTCTGTGAGGCGCACCCGCTGTACGAGTAG
- a CDS encoding DUF3054 domain-containing protein, protein MDAPPFLAARLDRDAAPLAVGDVIALLALLTVGTLNHTSVEFLTANPLYLPEVYAPFLIAWVLIAPLVGAYSAGAAETAKSSVPLVVRSWIPAAVVGLALRAFVFRGGAELSFAAVMLVLGSLALGGWRALYFRLR, encoded by the coding sequence ATGGACGCTCCGCCGTTTCTCGCCGCTCGCCTCGACCGCGACGCCGCGCCGCTCGCCGTCGGGGACGTGATCGCGTTGCTCGCTCTCCTGACCGTCGGAACGCTCAACCACACCTCGGTCGAGTTCCTGACCGCGAACCCGCTGTACCTCCCCGAGGTGTACGCGCCCTTCCTGATCGCGTGGGTCCTGATCGCGCCGCTCGTCGGTGCCTACTCCGCGGGCGCGGCCGAGACCGCGAAGTCGTCGGTCCCGCTCGTGGTCCGGTCGTGGATCCCCGCCGCGGTCGTCGGCCTCGCGCTCCGCGCGTTCGTCTTCCGGGGCGGTGCCGAACTCAGCTTCGCCGCGGTGATGCTCGTGTTGGGATCGCTCGCGCTCGGCGGCTGGCGCGCGCTCTACTTCCGGCTTCGCTAA
- a CDS encoding ornithine cyclodeaminase family protein: protein MTDTLFLSSAEVDDLAEPADYVAAVRDAYRQVGEGAPAEPRTKLLNRDPPGMFTTYAAVLPETGAMGGYAYSAGFGAEDAWFMTPLFDADSGEPLALLDGASMNPFKTGATGAVAVDALAREDATELAVIGSGAQARGQLSATATVREFEAVRVFSPTPENRESFAADFDDRLAADVSAVASAADALDDADVVITATTASDPVIADADVEPGTHVTAMGQYDPEKNELPPELVARATYVPDLRARATQDAGSYLAAVDAGLVDAETGIAADLGEVVAGEHPGRTSSEEVTVFDSGGTGVETVAAAHMLYERASDAGRGKTIDFAPASEALTGE from the coding sequence ATGACCGACACCCTGTTCTTATCGAGCGCCGAGGTCGACGACCTCGCGGAGCCGGCCGACTACGTCGCCGCCGTGCGCGACGCCTACCGACAGGTGGGCGAGGGAGCGCCCGCGGAGCCGCGGACGAAGCTCCTCAACCGCGACCCGCCGGGGATGTTCACGACCTACGCCGCCGTCCTCCCGGAGACGGGCGCGATGGGCGGCTACGCCTACTCCGCCGGCTTCGGCGCGGAGGACGCGTGGTTCATGACGCCGCTTTTCGACGCCGACTCCGGCGAGCCGCTCGCGCTGCTCGACGGCGCGTCGATGAACCCGTTCAAGACCGGGGCGACCGGCGCGGTCGCGGTCGACGCGCTCGCCCGCGAGGACGCGACCGAACTCGCCGTGATCGGCAGCGGCGCGCAGGCCCGCGGACAGCTCTCGGCGACCGCGACCGTCCGCGAGTTCGAGGCGGTCCGCGTCTTCTCGCCGACCCCGGAGAACCGCGAGTCGTTCGCCGCCGACTTCGACGACCGGCTCGCCGCCGACGTCTCCGCGGTCGCGAGCGCGGCCGACGCCCTCGACGACGCGGACGTAGTGATCACCGCGACGACCGCGAGCGACCCCGTGATCGCCGACGCCGACGTCGAGCCGGGGACCCACGTCACGGCGATGGGCCAGTACGACCCGGAGAAGAACGAACTCCCGCCGGAACTCGTCGCGCGCGCCACCTACGTCCCCGACCTCCGAGCGCGCGCGACGCAGGACGCGGGCTCGTACCTCGCCGCGGTCGACGCCGGACTCGTCGACGCGGAGACGGGAATCGCCGCCGACCTCGGCGAGGTCGTCGCCGGCGAGCATCCCGGCCGGACGAGCAGCGAGGAGGTTACCGTCTTCGACTCCGGCGGCACCGGCGTCGAGACGGTCGCGGCCGCGCACATGCTCTACGAGCGCGCGAGCGACGCGGGCCGGGGGAAGACTATCGACTTCGCGCCCGCGAGCGAGGCGCTGACGGGCGAGTAG